A region from the Benincasa hispida cultivar B227 chromosome 12, ASM972705v1, whole genome shotgun sequence genome encodes:
- the LOC120092696 gene encoding probable aquaporin TIP5-1, translated as MFFCKMAPTSLASRCRQSVTPTALRSYVAEFISTFFYVFSVVGTSMASQKYMSGIATTDLSSLLVAAITNAFALASAVYIAANISGGHVNPAVTFGMAIGGHVSVPTALFYWFAQMLASVLACIVLRATMVGQRIPSYAIAEEMTGFGASVVEGILTFALVYTVFAASDPRRGPCNAIGAVMIGLMAGANVLAAGPFSGGSVNPACAFGSAIVAGSFKNQAVYWVGPLIGAALAGIVHDNVVFPAENVDSFRGVPEAVVV; from the exons aTGTTCTTCTGCAAAATGGCCCCTACTTCCCTTGCTTCCCGCTGCCGACAATCCGTCACCCCAACTGCACTCCGATCCTATGTTGCCGAGTTCATCTCCACCTTCTTCTACGTCTTCTCTGTCGTCGGAACATCCATGGCCTCCC AGAAGTATATGTCGGGCATTGCTACGACAGACCTGTCGAGTCTTCTGGTGGCTGCCATCACCAATGCCTTTGCTTTGGCCTCGGCGGTTTACATTGCCGCCAACATCTCCGGTGGACACGTCAACCCGGCAGTGACATTCGGAATGGCCATCGGCGGCCATGTCAGTGTTCCCACTGCTCTCTTTTACTGGTTTGCTCAAATGCTTGCCTCTGTCTTGGCCTGCATTGTTCTTAGAGCCACTATGGTTGGACAG CGCATTCCAAGCTATGCCATCGCCGAAGAGATGACTGGCTTTGGAGCATCGGTAGTAGAAGGTATATTGACATTTGCCCTAGTATACACCGTTTTTGCCGCCAGCGATCCGAGAAGAGGTCCGTGCAATGCGATTGGCGCTGTGATGATTGGGTTGATGGCCGGAGCCAATGTGCTGGCTGCCGGGCCATTTTCTGGTGGATCGGTGAACCCGGCCTGCGCGTTCGGGTCCGCAATAGTGGCGGGGAGTTTCAAAAACCAGGCAGTGTACTGGGTTGGGCCATTGATTGGGGCGGCTCTGGCTGGGATTGTTCATGATAATGTGGTTTTTCCGGCTGAAAATGTAGATTCATTCAGAGGGGTTCCTGAGGCTGTTGTGGTGTAA
- the LOC120067443 gene encoding uncharacterized protein LOC120067443 — protein sequence MATSLTQLTRKGASFVWSKACEDSFQNLKQRLVSASVLTVPDGSGNFVIYNDASKKGLGCVLMQHGKMVAYASRQLKNHERNYPTHDLELAAVVFALKIWRPTCIGKRSKFSPTIRV from the coding sequence ATGGCCACGTCGTTGACCCAGTTAACCAGGAAGGGAGCTTCGTTTGTTTGGAGCAAAGCTTGTGAGGACAGTTTTCAGAACCTCAAGCAAAGGTTGGTTTCAGCCTCGGTTCTCACCGTACCAGATGGCTCCGGGAACTTCGTGATCTACAATGATGCTTCTAAGAAGGGTTTGGGTTGCGTGCTTATGCAACATGGTAAGATGGTCGCTTATGCCTCCCGCCAGTTGAAAAACCATGAGCGCAACTATCCTACCCACGACTTGGAATTGGCAGCGGTAGTGTTTGCCCTGAAGATCTGGAGGCCTACTTGTATAGGGAAAAGATCCAAGTTTTCACCGACCATAAGAGtctga